The following coding sequences lie in one Ostrea edulis chromosome 8, xbOstEdul1.1, whole genome shotgun sequence genomic window:
- the LOC130049905 gene encoding uncharacterized protein LOC130049905, which produces MDPRAQDVLLCDLCETDPLQYLCEHCDINLCTDCASKHLSDSSKKHKIVPYHLHRKFTPKYSKCLKHADKDCEMYCESCHIPVCSTCISSGKHKGHDISDILEKLGSKKQRIQKDLEELEKKIYPRYTEISSAVQTEKAEVQTNYGKLAITADQQGEVLHREVTAIVNKRKADIVETKTKHLSILDKQADEITHRMTEINQVILEMKNILDTNDISLTSTYKSRNDEFNKLPPTIKVTLPSLSTPTINTETLNEMFGLLTSLSVTTVEPLLAEPRLTAAIDTGYSGLRNVSCLSEDQVWTCGDSETMKLLNLQSKLLTSIQTKSGNTPIDIAVTRDGDLLYTNPINKIVNLIKNKQIQTVIRLQGWRPRRVCCTAGNDLLVTMISDDRKQSKVVRYSGSTETQSIQFDDQGRPLYSSDPNPKYISENRNLDICVTNASEVVVVNQSGKLRFRYTGHPSNTKQSFNPAGITTDSQSHILTADCYNDRIHILDQDGQFLRYIHCDLERPLGLCVDIRDNLFVAEFYTAKVKKIQYL; this is translated from the coding sequence ATGGACCCGCGTGCTCAAGACGTCCTattgtgtgacctctgtgaaactgACCCCCTACAGTATCTCTGTGAACATTGCGATATCAATCTTTGTACTGACTGTGCCAGTAAACATCTCTCAGATTCCTCTAAAAAACACAAAATCGTACCCTATCATTTACACAGAAAGTTTACTCCTAAATACTCAAAATGTCTGAAACACGCCGACAAAGATTGCGAAATGTACTGCGAGAGCTGTCacattcctgtctgttctacctgcaTCTCGTCAGGTAAACACAAGGGTCacgatatatcagatattctggaaaaactcGGCTCTAAAAAACAACGCATACAAAAAGATTTAGAAGAactcgagaagaagatttacCCCCGATATACGGAAATTTCCTCCGCTGTCCAAACTGAGAAAGCCGAAGTACAAACGAATTACGGAAAACTGGCCATAACTGCTGACCAACAAGGAGAAGTCTTGCACCGCGAGgtcaccgccattgtcaacaaACGGAAAGCAGACATTGTAGAGACAAAAACTAAACATCTCTCTATATTAGATAAACAAGCAGATGAAATCACGCACAGAATGACTGAAATCAACCAGGTCATTCTAGAAATGAAAAACATCCTGGACACCAATGATATCTCCTTAACATCAACTTACAAATCTAGAAATGATGAATTCAATAAACTGCCTCCTACAATCAAAGTTACATTACCAAGCTTATCTACTCCAACAATTAACACAGAAACACTTAACGAGATGTTTGGTTTATTAACCTCACTCTCCGTTACAACAGTCGAACCACTGCTAGCTGAACCGCGACTTACCGCcgccatagacactgggtatagcGGACTACGCaatgttagctgtctgagtgaagatcaagtctggacatgcgGGGATAGCGAAaccatgaagctgctcaacctccagagtaaactactgacatcaatacaaaccaagtcagggaacaCACCAAtagacatagcagtgacacgggacggagatcttctTTATACTAACCctataaataaaattgttaacttaattaagaataaacagatacagaccgtgatcagactacaggggtggagacctcgccgtgtctgctgtaccgcgggtaacgacctcctggttaccatgatcagtgatgatagaaaacaatccaaagtcgtgcgttactccggctccacagagacacaaagcattcagtttgatgatcagggtcgtcctctctactcaTCTGATCCAAACCCTAAATACAtcagtgagaacaggaacctggatatctgtgtgacTAACGCTAGTgaagtagtggtggtcaatcagtcaggaaaactccgatttagatacactggtcatccctctaataccaagcAATCATTTAATCCAGCCGGCATCACTACAGatagccagagtcacatcctgacagcagactgtTACAAtgaccgtatccacatcctagatcaggacggacagttcctccgttacattcactgtgatttagaACGTCCAttaggtttatgtgtggacatcagagacaacctctttgtggctgagttttacactgctaaagtgaagaaaatccaatatctataa
- the LOC130049906 gene encoding uncharacterized protein LOC130049906, translating to MEAKKASATRDLSIVPDLTFGFVEKFVKRDSQSLGEKEISKGYKYFCERYVTNITTHNAVNGCVVKGKCHRSQRKNESPHDIEIVLLDGPCVESSRCSCTIGQSGHCGHVTGLLFTLAHMKSANLKFIPSDVLKTSLPQTWHVPRGEKICGSSAENVIVHGYNAKSSPQQPRGLRSTLYNPINSVVPKISELCSRVSEADQTCLLLTVVNLSGKGDCEYTETKFGKFPKGSPLAVQQKLSPHYVLNILDASEFPLLPAENLMEQQLHIILDEKRTGSFSSIFVSEEECHQIEEMTRLQGESPKWHAIRRERITASVAGDIVKRRAAYEPLTGRLKTTRKVVTESMRHGLSFEAVAADAFVRLLDNNVNIYPCGVVVSPYAPWLAATPDRKVYNPTMNQPYGLLEIKCPVKPLSECNYLTKVGDVWRLKKNHNYFYQVMMQLAVTGLNWCYFFVWLCDENHLEVIEFDEEEWQDMKNKIDSFYFDHFLE from the exons atggAGGCGAAAAAAGCGTCTGCTACGCGCGATTTAAGTATCGTTCCAGACCTCACGTTCGGTTTCGTTGAGAAATTTGTCAAAAGAGATAGCCAAAGCCTTGGAGAAAAGGAAATATCCAAAGGATATAAATATTTCTGCGAGAGATATGTGACTAACATTACAA cTCACAATGCTGTGAATGGATGTGTAGTGAAGGGGAAATGCCATAGATCCCAGCGCAAGAATGAATCGCCTCATGATATCGAG ATTGTTCTGTTAGATGGACCATGTGTGGAGAGTAGCCGTTGTTCCTGCACGATTGGACAGTCGGGACACTGTGGTCATGTTACTGGTCTCCTATTCACTCTGGCACATATGAAATCTGCAAACCTGAAATTCATTCCATCTGATGTTCTGAAGACTTCCCTTCCCCAGACTTGGCATGTGCCCCGAGGAGAGAAGATTTGTGGAAGTTCAGCTGAAAACGTGATTGTGCATGGATACAATGCCAAGTCATCTCCTCAACAACCTCGTGGATTGAGATCTACTCTGTACAATCCCATCAACTCTGTTGTTCCAAAAATTTCAGAACTGTGTTCTAGAGTCTCTGAAGCTGACCAAACCTGTTTGTTGCTTACAGTTGTGAATTTGAGTGGTAAAGGTGACTGTGAATATACAGAGACAAAATTTGGTAAATTTCCAAAAGGATCCCCATTAGCAGTGCAACAGAAATTGTCACCACATTATGTACTGAATATTTTAGATGCCAGTGAATTTCCTCTTCTCCCCGCTGAAAATCTAATGGAACAACAACTTCATATCATTCTGGATGAGAAAAGAACTGGTAgcttttcttcaatttttgtgtCAGAGGAGGAATGTCATCAAATTGAGGAGATGACACGACTACAAGGAGAGAGTCCGAAGTGGCACGCAATCCGTAGGGAGAGAATTACTGCTTCAGTGGCTGGTGATATTGTAAAGCGGAGAGCAG CCTATGAACCTCTAACTGGAAGACTGAAGACAACAAGAAAAGTTGTTACAGAGAGCATGCGTCATGGGTTGTCATTTGAGGCAGTTGCTGCTGACGCCTTTGTTAGA CTACTAGATAACAACGTCAACATATACCCATGTGGAGTTGTAGTTAGCCCTTATGCTCCATGGCTTGCTGCTACACCTGATCGGAAGGTATACAACCCCACCATGAATCAACCTTACGGCTTGCTTGAGATCAAGTGCCCTGTAAAACCCTTGTCAGAATGCAACTACTTGACTAAAGTTGGAGATGTGTGGAgactgaaaaaaaatcataattacttCTACCAAGTCATGATGCAACTTGCAGTGACTGGTCTAAACTGGTGTTACTTCTTTGTGTGGCTCTGTGATGAAAATCACTTGGAGGTTATCGAGTTTGATGAGGAGGAGTGGCAAGACATGAAAAACAAGATAGATTCATTCTATTTTGATCACTTTCTTGAATAA
- the LOC130049598 gene encoding uncharacterized protein LOC130049598: protein MRRAWIQAIRRDPGPLFTISEQTVVCSRHFKPSDIKWTPVRTTLKPGSVPSIFHWKADSNTRRPIVKHPIPEKRPKQEFDDERERPDETDSISMSNEDGSPPPDEMQRKIVRIEELEALLQKKDEEIRSIQQKMEIERFGIQRFSNDNSMIQFYTGFTSMAMFSAFFEYVRPTATCMNSYYYKSCDKSNQQITVSKQRSMLLIDELFMFECRLKCGLMAHDLAVRRRRFNYGRQRVRLKQSIRRDRHICQYSTISS from the exons ATGAGGCGAGCATGGATCCAAGCCATCAGAAGAGATCCCGGTCCTCTTTTTACC ATAAGTGAACAAACCGTAGTTTGCTCTCGCCACTTCAAACCTAGTGATATTAAATGGACACCAGTAAGAACCACATTGAAACCGGGATCTGTACCTTCGATTTTCCATTGGAAGGCAGATTCCAACACTCGACGTCCAATTGTAAAACATCCCATTCCAGAAAAAAGACCAAAGCAGGAGTTTGATGATGAAAGAGAGAGACCCGATGAAACAGATTCTATATCAATGTCAAATGAGGATGG TTCTCCTCCTCCTGATGAAATGCAGAGAAAGATAGTGAGAATCGAAGAATTAGAGGCTTTGTTACAGAAGAAGGATGAAGAAATAAGGAGTATACAACAAAAGATGGAGATAGAACGATTTGGAAtccaacgtttttcaaatgacaattCAATGATACAATTCTACACAGGTTTTACATCAATGGCTATGTTTTCAGCTTTCTTTGAATATGTCAGACCTACTGCAACCTGTATGAACAGCTATTACTATAAATCCTGTGATAAATCCAATCAGCAGATCACAGTCAGCAAACAAAGAAGCATGCTTTTAATTGATGAGTTGTTCATGTTTGAGTGCAGACTAAAATGTGGTCTTATGGCACACGATTTAGCAGTCAG AAGAAGGCGATTCAATTATGGCAGACAAAGGGTTCGTCTTAAACAAAGTATTAGAAGGGACAGGCATATCTGTCAATACTCCACCATTTCTTCTTAG